From Natronogracilivirga saccharolytica:
GGATGCAGCATAATTTGTTTGTCCGGCATTCCCTGCAATTCCCACGACGGATCCGATATTGACAATCGATCCCGACCTGGCTTTCATCATCGGACGAATCGCCGCTTTGGAATAATTGAAGACACTTTTCAGATTAGTATGGATGACATCGTCCCACTGCTCCTCTTTCATCCTCATAATGAGGGTGTCTTTGGTGATTCCGGCGTTGTTAACCAGGATATCAAAACTTCCCATTTCTGCCTGAACAGTTTCGATCACCTCTTCAGCCTTTGAAAAACTGACGGCATCGGCCTGTACAGCAACTGATTTGCGCCCCATTTTCCTTATGCTGCTCACAACTTCTTCGGCAGCTTCAGCAGATCTGGCATAGGTAATGAGCACATCAGCTCCGGCTTCTGCAAGTCTCAGGGCTATGGCTTTGCCAATCCCTCTGCTGCCTCCTGTTACTATGGCCGCTTTGCCATGCAATGTAAAGTTATTATCCGAACTCATGTTATCTTCTATTAGTTAACAATTAATTTCAGTTGAAACCGGAAATCTCAACACCGGTCAGTGTCCGTTTGACCAGCCCCTGCAAAACATTGCCTGATCCGATTTCAATAAAATGGCGGGTGCCATCCCTGTGCATTTGCTCTAGTGTCTGTGTCCAGCGCACCGGGTTAAGGAGCTGCTTCTTTAAGTTTTCTTTCAGTACGGCCGGATCCGTTGAGCCAGTTCCGGTCACATTGGAATAAACTGCGGCTTGCGGCTCAGCAAAATCAAGAGTATCAATTGTTTTATCCAGTTCCTGTTTGGCCGGATCCATCAAAACAGAATGAAATCCCCCGCTTACGGGCAGTTTTTTCACAATTTTCGCCCCTGCACTTTTCATCTGTTCCATTGCCTGTTCCACCAGGCCCGAATGTCCGGATATGACAAGCTGTCCTTTGGTATTGTAATTGGCGGGTACAACTACCTCGTCCGATTCTTCAGAGCATTTGGAACATATTTCTTCTACTGTGCTGTCATCCAGGCCGATAATCGCAGCCATGGCCCCGG
This genomic window contains:
- the fabG gene encoding 3-oxoacyl-[acyl-carrier-protein] reductase gives rise to the protein MSSDNNFTLHGKAAIVTGGSRGIGKAIALRLAEAGADVLITYARSAEAAEEVVSSIRKMGRKSVAVQADAVSFSKAEEVIETVQAEMGSFDILVNNAGITKDTLIMRMKEEQWDDVIHTNLKSVFNYSKAAIRPMMKARSGSIVNIGSVVGIAGNAGQTNYAASKAGITGFSKSLAKEIASRGIRVNVIAPGYIATEMTGNLDEKVLKSIEDSIPLGRSGKPEEVADAVTFLASDASSYITGAVIQVDGGMAM
- the fabD gene encoding ACP S-malonyltransferase gives rise to the protein MKKAYLFPGQGSQKTGMGADHYRFQPDFKKRCDQADEILGYSLTDVMFNGPDDTLTQTRYTQPALFLHSYALFETLGHKPDMLAGHSLGEYTALTAAGVIAFEDALKAVGRRGELMQYAAEKQPGAMAAIIGLDDSTVEEICSKCSEESDEVVVPANYNTKGQLVISGHSGLVEQAMEQMKSAGAKIVKKLPVSGGFHSVLMDPAKQELDKTIDTLDFAEPQAAVYSNVTGTGSTDPAVLKENLKKQLLNPVRWTQTLEQMHRDGTRHFIEIGSGNVLQGLVKRTLTGVEISGFN